A genomic region of Nymphaea colorata isolate Beijing-Zhang1983 chromosome 2, ASM883128v2, whole genome shotgun sequence contains the following coding sequences:
- the LOC116248938 gene encoding CEN-like protein 4 — protein sequence MAKPRLLEPLTLGRVVGDVVDTFTPSVTMKVTYSSSKLQVCNGHEYPPSSLSKKPRVEVGGEDMRHFFTLMMIDPDSPSPSEPYLGEHLHW from the exons ATGGCCAAGCCCAGGCTGCTCGAGCCACTTACTCTAGGAAGAGTGGTGGGAGATGTTGTTGATACCTTCACGCCAAGCGTCACCATGAAAGTAACTTACAGCTCCAGCAAGCTGCAGGTGTGCAATGGTCACGAGTACCCGCCTTCTTCGTTGTCCAAGAAGCCTAGAGTTGAAGTTGGTGGTGAAGATATGAGGCATTTCTTCACATTG ATGATGATAGATCCAGACTCACCGAGCCCCAGTGAGCCGTACTTAGGCGAACATCTTCACTGGTAA
- the LOC116246932 gene encoding ribosome production factor 2 homolog, producing the protein MLKVVTPKTKKAQREIEKRAPKLVENAKKTLILQGTKTSNVLSSVLADIYRLKRAGGGAIRFTKKNDKIKPFESGGETSLEFFSLKTDCSLFVFGSHSKKRPNNLVLGRLFDNHVYDLIEVGVEDYKSMESFSYDKKFAPRVGSKPFFAFIGEGFETVEEMKHLKETLLDLFRGEVVEYLNLAGVDRAFVCTAVSSNKVVLMHCAIQLKKSGTSIPRIELVEIGPSMNLVVRRHRLPNDDLRKEAMKTPSDKLKKKQKNVSGDIIEGRIGKIYVPDQQVGTVVPSHKMKGMKRERRKKKNDDLHERSKKQKVDLS; encoded by the exons ATGTTGAAGGTGGTCACACCGAAAACGAAGAAAGCCCAAAGAGAGATCGAGAAGCGGGCGCCCAAActt GTGGAAAATGCGAAGAAGACTCTCATACTTCAGGGCACGAAAACCAGCAATGTGTTGAGCTCTGTTCTGGCTGACATCTATCGCCTCAAAAGAGCAGGAGGGGGTGCCATTAGGTTTaccaagaaaaatgataagatAAAGCCATTTGAGAGTGGTGGAGAAACCTCGCTTGAATTCTTTTCTCTTAAGACGGATTGCAGTCTATTTGTG TTTGGTTCACATTCAAAAAAGCGGCCAAACAACCTTGTTCTGGGACGTTTGTTTGATAACCATGTATATGATCTAATTGAAGTTGGAGTCGAAGACTATAAGTCAATGGAGTCATTCTCCTATGATAAGAAGTTTGCTCCTCGAGTGGgttcaaaacctttttttgcatttattggAGAAGGCTTTGAGACTGTTGAAGAGATGAAACATTTGAAGGAGACCTTACTTGATCTTTTCAGAGGGGAG GTGGTAGAATATCTTAACCTTGCAGGGGTTGATAGAGCGTTTGTATGTACTGCTGTGTCATCAAACAAAGTGGTTCTCATGCACTGTGCTATTCAGCTTAAAAAGTCGGGCACATCCATTCCTAGAATTGAACTGGTAGAAATTGGCCCATCCATGAATTTGGTGGTCCGACGACATCGCCTTCCGAATGATGATCTAAGGAAGGAGGCCATGAAGACTCCTTCTGACAAACTAAAGAAAAAG CAAAAGAATGTGAGTGGTGACATCATAGAAGGAAGAATAGGGAAGATATATGTTCCAGATCAACag GTTGGAACTGTGGTACCATCCCACAAAATGAAGGGGATGAAGAGAGAGcgtagaaagaagaaaaatgatgacTTGCATGAGAGATCAAAAAAGCAGAAAGTAGATCTGTCGTGA